In Zingiber officinale cultivar Zhangliang chromosome 8B, Zo_v1.1, whole genome shotgun sequence, a single genomic region encodes these proteins:
- the LOC122015889 gene encoding psbP domain-containing protein 6, chloroplastic-like, protein MANASVAPLTPLLVSTAASSPSLSSPPESIAVVASPSKPSVNNHRHSVHKYCLLARRRHLVAGVSLSAFFWKEPLSSLAREVEVGAYLPPSPVDPSFVVFEATSKDTPALRAGNVQPYKFVLPPTWKQTRVANILSGNYCQPKCAEPWVEVKFEDEKQGKVQIVASPLIRLTNKPNATIEDIGSPEKLIASLGPFVTGNTFDPDELLEASVDKLGDQTYYKYELETPFALTGSHNLAKATAKGNTVILFVASANDKQWPVSQKILRAMLESFQI, encoded by the exons ATGGCCAACGCTTCGGTCGCTCCCCTCACTCCGCTTCTCGTCTCCACGGCCGCCTCCTCCCCATCCCTTTCCTCCCCTCCAGAATCCATCGCCGTAGTCGCGAGTCCGAGCAAACCCTCAGTCAACAACCACCGCCACTCCGTGCACAAGTACTGCCTCCTGGCTCGACGGCGGCACCTCGTCGCCGGGGTTTCCTTGTCCGCGTTCTTCTGGAAGGAGCCTCTCTCTTCGTTGGCCCGTGAGGTGGAGGTGGGTGCCTATCTGCCGCCCTCCCCCGTCGACCCTTCCTTCGTCGTCTTCGAAGCAACCTCCAAAGACACGCCCGCTCTTCGTGCTG GCAATGTGCAACCATACAAATTTGTTCTCCCACCAACTTGGAAACAAACACGAGTTGCAAACATACTCTCAGGAAATTATTGCCAACCAAAATGCGCTGAACCATGGGTAGAGGTGAAATTTGAAGATGAAAAGCAAGGCAAAGTTCAGATTGTGGCTTCACCGCTAATTCGACTGACAAACAAACCCAATGCTACAATTGAAGACATTGGAAGCCCTGAGAAATTGATTGCTTCCCTTGGACCTTTTGTCACTGGAAACACATTTGACCCTGATGAGTTACTAGAAGCATCCGTTGATAAGCTTGGTGATCAAACA TATTACAAATATGAACTCGAGACTCCATTTGCTTTGACGGGCTCACATAATCTAGCAAAGGCCACTGCCAAAGGAAATACAGTAATCTTGTTTGTAGCAAGTGCCAATGACAAACAGTGGCCAGTTTCTCAGAAGATTCTCAGAGCAATGCTCGAGTCCTTTCAAATATGA